In Fuerstiella sp., a single genomic region encodes these proteins:
- the moaC gene encoding cyclic pyranopterin monophosphate synthase MoaC, with amino-acid sequence MNELSHFDEKGASRMVDVSGKAVTSRRAKAEGFVLMRPETLRIVRQKESSKGDVLEVARLAAIMATKRTDELIPLCHSLGLDSAQVEFSCPDQERLRIEVEVRASGPTGVEMEALTAVSIAALTVYDMCKAVDRAMEIRDIRLLEKEGGRSGHYLRQPPEGDS; translated from the coding sequence ATGAATGAATTAAGTCATTTCGATGAAAAGGGGGCCAGTCGCATGGTCGACGTGAGTGGTAAGGCCGTTACCAGTCGTCGGGCAAAGGCCGAAGGTTTTGTTTTAATGCGTCCGGAGACTCTGCGGATCGTTCGGCAGAAGGAGAGTTCGAAAGGCGACGTTCTGGAAGTGGCCCGATTGGCTGCCATTATGGCGACCAAACGTACGGATGAGCTGATTCCCCTGTGCCACTCTCTGGGCCTGGATTCCGCCCAAGTGGAATTTTCCTGTCCGGATCAAGAACGTTTAAGGATCGAAGTGGAGGTCCGGGCTTCAGGTCCGACAGGTGTTGAAATGGAAGCGCTGACCGCAGTGAGTATTGCTGCTCTGACTGTCTATGACATGTGTAAGGCTGTTGATCGGGCCATGGAGATTCGGGATATTCGATTACTGGAGAAAGAGGGTGGTCGTAGCGGACATTACCTGCGACAGCCTCCTGAAGGTGACTCATGA
- a CDS encoding polyprenyl synthetase family protein — MPGRADSADELVKRVQSAIGDDLTRVNQILEKQFQNPHPYLADVLQHAGRFRGKQIRPILLLLCRKSINGHIEDSALTLGAAVEMIHTATLVHDDVLDKSLSRTSSCYLLHTPTDWTARFARSSSAGIDRTFFCAARELDEADCLAGKNESVKSSLLAVIRIN; from the coding sequence GTGCCTGGCAGAGCTGATTCAGCGGACGAACTGGTTAAACGAGTTCAGTCAGCGATTGGTGATGATCTGACTCGCGTCAATCAGATTCTTGAGAAGCAGTTTCAAAATCCTCATCCGTATCTTGCAGACGTTCTGCAGCATGCAGGCCGCTTTCGAGGTAAGCAGATTCGTCCGATCCTGCTGCTGCTGTGTCGAAAGTCGATCAACGGGCATATCGAAGACTCGGCGCTCACACTTGGTGCCGCTGTTGAAATGATTCACACCGCCACTCTCGTTCACGATGATGTTTTGGATAAATCATTAAGCCGCACGTCATCTTGTTACCTGTTGCATACGCCGACTGACTGGACTGCCCGATTCGCAAGATCTTCGTCTGCTGGAATCGATCGTACGTTTTTCTGTGCAGCGCGAGAGTTAGATGAGGCAGATTGTTTGGCCGGAAAGAACGAGAGTGTCAAGTCGTCTCTACTGGCGGTCATCAGGATCAATTAG
- the queA gene encoding tRNA preQ1(34) S-adenosylmethionine ribosyltransferase-isomerase QueA, which produces MTADLNHISAWKYSLPQDLIAVRPAQNRDDARLMVIDRASGSIEHHTIRDLPELLPSGDRLIFNNTKVIPARLFGYRTATNGRWEGLYLNESHDGLWRITGQTRGKLQPGENLTIHPPDRSTPELCLTLEEQLEDGSWTVRPDLQRDPLELLSQFGSLPLPPYIGRSVADENDQNRYQTVFGDRPGAIAAPTAGLHFTESLLDSITDRGIHRSQVTLHVGIGTFRPVSTEQLSEHKMHSEWCEVSEHTATDISETKARGSRIIAVGTTCVRTLESAAASGTPTAFRGSTNLFIRTGFRFQVVDQLLTNFHLPGSTLIVLVGAFAGHELTMQAYHMAVEKRYRFYSYGDAMLIR; this is translated from the coding sequence ATGACTGCCGATCTGAATCACATTTCCGCGTGGAAATACAGCCTGCCACAGGACCTGATTGCAGTGCGCCCCGCACAAAACCGGGATGACGCCCGATTGATGGTCATTGACCGTGCATCAGGTTCGATCGAGCACCACACTATCCGGGATCTGCCTGAACTCCTGCCTTCAGGTGACAGACTGATCTTCAACAATACAAAGGTGATTCCTGCCCGCCTGTTCGGATACCGCACGGCAACAAACGGACGCTGGGAAGGCTTGTACCTGAACGAATCACACGACGGACTGTGGAGAATTACCGGCCAAACACGCGGCAAACTTCAGCCAGGTGAAAATCTCACAATTCATCCGCCTGACCGGTCGACACCTGAATTATGTCTGACACTGGAAGAACAGCTGGAAGACGGCAGCTGGACAGTACGACCTGATTTGCAGCGTGATCCGCTGGAACTGCTCAGTCAGTTTGGGTCACTGCCGTTACCTCCATACATTGGCAGGTCTGTTGCGGATGAAAACGACCAGAACCGATATCAAACGGTTTTTGGTGATCGTCCTGGAGCAATTGCGGCACCCACAGCCGGTCTTCACTTCACCGAATCCCTGCTGGACTCAATCACAGACCGGGGAATTCACCGGTCGCAGGTTACTCTGCATGTCGGCATCGGCACATTTCGACCTGTCAGTACGGAACAACTGTCTGAACATAAAATGCATTCTGAGTGGTGCGAGGTTTCTGAACATACCGCAACAGACATTTCAGAAACAAAGGCGCGAGGCTCACGAATCATTGCCGTGGGAACTACCTGTGTGCGCACTCTGGAGTCGGCAGCAGCCTCGGGAACCCCGACGGCGTTCCGTGGATCAACAAATCTGTTTATCCGCACGGGATTCCGTTTTCAGGTCGTTGACCAGCTACTGACCAACTTCCATCTCCCCGGATCCACACTCATTGTCCTGGTTGGCGCCTTTGCCGGCCATGAACTGACGATGCAGGCCTATCACATGGCCGTCGAAAAACGCTATCGATTCTACAGCTACGGAGACGCAATGCTGATTCGTTAA
- a CDS encoding NAD(P)-binding protein gives MQFRVTGIRVPVEQSETELPTVIAGILQIPVEEMGQLRILRKSLDARQRSDLKFEYSVVVELDTEPRTASGVRIARWESQKFYDPDTGTRPMEQRPVIVGSGPAGLLAGYYLALRGFRPLIIERGPPVKSRVRANRKFDQGADHEAENNYLFGEGGAGCFSDGKLTCRVTGSDVDWVLERFVNCGGRASLVWEHRPHLGSNKLPMICRNFRRRIEDLGGEYRFNCRLEGLNIRDGQLTGLTTSCGTIETCHCILGIGHSARDTYQMLYRAGLPMIPKAFQAGLRIEHPQEAVNEHKYGKPEYLDILGAADYSLTARGSRDVFTFCMCAGGVIIPSVSEPEMFCSNGMSNSRHDTAFANSGLMVTISPDLFGSTHPLAGVELQRKYEHAAFVATGGKYLAPLQRVVDFLDDRTPSSAGHVRSSYVRGTKPYPLASFLPPSILSVVKRGLPIMNQKWRGRYLDDAVLTGPEMRGSSPVRMLRDRHTGQAPGFRGLYPVGEGAGYAGGIVTAAVDGLRAARLVVQEFSVPG, from the coding sequence ATGCAATTTCGTGTCACCGGCATACGGGTCCCGGTTGAACAGTCTGAAACGGAACTTCCGACTGTGATTGCCGGGATACTACAGATTCCCGTGGAAGAAATGGGACAGTTGCGAATTCTCCGCAAAAGTCTCGATGCACGGCAACGCTCCGACCTGAAATTTGAGTACTCCGTCGTCGTAGAGCTTGACACAGAACCCCGGACGGCGTCAGGAGTCCGAATTGCCAGATGGGAAAGTCAAAAATTCTACGATCCGGATACGGGCACAAGGCCCATGGAACAAAGACCCGTAATCGTGGGCTCGGGCCCCGCCGGACTTCTGGCCGGCTACTACCTGGCTCTTCGAGGTTTCCGTCCGCTGATCATTGAACGAGGCCCGCCGGTTAAAAGTCGCGTGCGTGCAAATCGTAAATTTGATCAGGGTGCAGACCATGAAGCCGAAAACAACTACCTGTTTGGCGAAGGAGGCGCCGGATGCTTCAGCGACGGCAAACTGACCTGTCGCGTTACCGGATCTGATGTGGACTGGGTCCTCGAACGTTTCGTTAACTGCGGTGGCCGAGCGTCGCTGGTCTGGGAACACCGTCCTCATCTGGGCAGTAATAAACTTCCCATGATCTGTCGCAATTTCCGTCGACGCATCGAAGATCTCGGTGGCGAATATCGCTTTAACTGCCGCCTTGAAGGCCTCAATATCCGTGATGGCCAGTTAACGGGCCTGACAACTTCCTGCGGAACCATCGAAACATGTCACTGTATTCTTGGTATTGGACATAGTGCTCGGGACACGTATCAAATGCTTTATCGAGCTGGCCTGCCGATGATACCAAAAGCATTCCAGGCCGGACTGCGAATCGAACACCCGCAGGAGGCCGTCAACGAACACAAATACGGCAAGCCGGAATATCTGGATATCCTGGGCGCCGCTGACTATTCACTGACTGCCAGGGGCAGCCGTGACGTGTTCACGTTTTGCATGTGTGCCGGTGGAGTTATTATCCCAAGCGTATCCGAGCCCGAAATGTTCTGCTCAAACGGGATGAGCAACTCACGACACGATACGGCGTTCGCAAACAGTGGACTCATGGTCACTATCTCTCCGGATCTCTTCGGGAGCACACACCCGCTGGCAGGCGTCGAACTGCAGCGCAAATACGAACACGCGGCCTTTGTTGCCACCGGTGGCAAATACCTCGCACCACTCCAGCGAGTGGTTGATTTTCTGGACGATCGCACCCCGTCATCAGCGGGTCACGTTAGGTCCTCATATGTGCGAGGCACAAAGCCGTATCCACTGGCGTCATTCCTGCCTCCATCGATTCTAAGCGTTGTAAAACGGGGACTGCCGATTATGAATCAAAAGTGGCGGGGCCGGTACCTGGACGATGCTGTACTGACCGGACCCGAAATGCGAGGAAGTTCTCCGGTGCGTATGCTGCGAGATCGTCATACCGGACAGGCCCCGGGCTTCCGCGGACTCTACCCTGTGGGCGAAGGGGCAGGCTACGCCGGGGGAATCGTGACCGCCGCGGTCGATGGATTGCGGGCTGCCCGGTTAGTGGTCCAGGAATTTTCCGTACCAGGATAA
- the xylA gene encoding xylose isomerase: protein MTSYFPEVSRIEYEGPESKNPLAFRHYNSEEMIEGRSMSDWLRFSVCYWHTFRSTGVDPFGAPTLVRPWEDDTDSVDNALRRVDVAFEFITKLGAPFYCFHDRDVAPEGSSLSETNANLDKVVGRLKEAQQETGVKLLWGTANLFSNPRFAHGAATSPNADVYAYAAAQVKKAIEVTYELGGENYVFWGGREGYMNLYNTDMKRELDHLARFMHMAKDHARSIGFEGQFLFEPKPKEPTKHQYDFDAAACLNFIRQYELLEVVKLNIETNHATLAGHTMMHELEYASIQGALGSIDANTGDLLLGWDTDQFPTDIYLATQVMLVILKQGGLAPGGTNFDAKVRRESTEPIDLFHAHIGGMDTFARGLKIASAIRKDNALSDFVTERYSSFDCGIGQRVEKGESSFGELEAYMLEKGEADASVSGRQEMLENIINRYI, encoded by the coding sequence ATGACCAGTTACTTTCCCGAAGTCAGCAGAATCGAATACGAGGGCCCTGAGTCAAAGAACCCCCTCGCATTTCGTCACTACAACTCAGAAGAAATGATCGAAGGCCGGTCAATGAGTGACTGGCTGCGGTTTAGCGTCTGCTATTGGCATACCTTCCGCTCAACGGGCGTCGACCCGTTTGGAGCACCCACTTTGGTGCGTCCCTGGGAGGACGATACTGATTCTGTGGACAACGCTCTGCGCAGAGTCGACGTGGCATTCGAATTCATCACAAAACTCGGAGCCCCCTTCTACTGTTTTCATGATCGGGATGTGGCCCCGGAAGGATCATCACTCAGTGAAACGAATGCGAACCTGGACAAGGTGGTCGGCCGTCTGAAGGAAGCTCAACAGGAAACAGGCGTAAAATTACTGTGGGGGACTGCTAATCTGTTTTCGAATCCGCGATTTGCACATGGAGCCGCTACCAGTCCCAATGCAGATGTTTATGCCTATGCGGCAGCCCAGGTAAAAAAAGCGATCGAAGTCACCTATGAACTTGGAGGAGAGAATTATGTTTTCTGGGGCGGTCGTGAAGGCTACATGAATCTCTACAACACCGACATGAAACGTGAACTTGACCATCTTGCCCGATTTATGCATATGGCAAAGGATCACGCCAGATCGATTGGCTTCGAAGGTCAGTTCCTGTTTGAGCCAAAACCGAAGGAACCGACAAAGCACCAGTACGATTTCGACGCTGCAGCCTGTTTGAATTTCATTCGCCAGTACGAACTGCTCGAAGTCGTAAAGCTCAACATAGAAACAAATCATGCAACACTGGCCGGTCATACGATGATGCACGAACTGGAATACGCATCGATTCAGGGCGCTTTAGGGAGTATCGATGCCAACACCGGTGACCTGCTGCTGGGCTGGGATACCGACCAGTTTCCCACCGACATCTACCTGGCCACACAGGTCATGCTGGTCATTCTCAAACAGGGTGGCCTGGCTCCGGGCGGTACTAATTTCGATGCAAAGGTCCGGCGTGAAAGCACCGAACCAATCGACCTGTTTCATGCCCACATCGGGGGAATGGATACATTCGCCCGGGGATTGAAAATTGCATCCGCGATCCGAAAAGACAATGCGCTGTCGGACTTCGTCACAGAACGTTACAGCAGTTTTGACTGCGGTATCGGTCAGCGTGTGGAAAAGGGTGAGTCATCTTTCGGAGAACTTGAGGCATACATGCTGGAAAAGGGTGAAGCCGACGCCAGCGTCAGCGGACGACAGGAAATGCTCGAAAATATCATTAACCGCTATATCTGA
- the rpmF gene encoding 50S ribosomal protein L32 has product MAVPKRRQSRSRSRKRRSHNAVKPIQLARCPQCGTSLPTHVVCPTCGYYQGRTMVEEDED; this is encoded by the coding sequence ATGGCCGTACCTAAGAGAAGACAATCCAGGTCTCGTTCCCGCAAACGCCGCAGCCACAATGCCGTGAAGCCGATACAATTGGCGCGCTGTCCGCAATGTGGAACTTCCCTTCCAACTCACGTCGTTTGTCCAACCTGCGGTTATTACCAGGGACGAACAATGGTCGAAGAAGACGAGGACTAG
- the plsX gene encoding phosphate acyltransferase PlsX: protein MRIALDAMGGDFAPIPNVQGAMQAIGQNKDLTVILVGDQSTLESYLDSQGLTSDRIFIVGSDGVVGMDEKPTVALREKPNCSIARCWKLMAGGEADAVVSAGNTGAVVAAGLRTRLFLKGVKRPGIAVTLPTRRGASVLLDVGANPDARPEHLLQYGVMGSIYAREFLGAGEPLVGLMNIGSEDGKGNDLYRETHQRLSVSRLSDRYVGNVEGRGLYQGEADVLLCEGFVGNIILKVSEGIASFMMQSLAESLLAELKDERERAGAVLSELGRRYRYQEAGGAPLLGIDGTCIICHGSSDADSVANALLMAVDMDAHNINSQIVEQLAMHTANV, encoded by the coding sequence ATGCGGATCGCGCTTGACGCGATGGGGGGTGATTTCGCCCCAATCCCCAACGTGCAGGGTGCGATGCAGGCAATCGGTCAGAATAAAGATCTGACGGTGATCCTGGTGGGGGACCAGTCGACACTGGAGTCATATCTGGATTCCCAGGGACTGACTTCCGACCGGATTTTTATTGTCGGGTCAGACGGTGTCGTGGGGATGGATGAGAAGCCCACTGTTGCGCTCAGGGAAAAACCAAATTGTTCAATCGCTCGTTGTTGGAAGTTGATGGCCGGAGGCGAGGCAGATGCCGTGGTGAGTGCCGGGAATACGGGCGCAGTGGTGGCGGCGGGCCTGCGGACGCGATTATTCCTGAAAGGAGTCAAGCGTCCCGGGATCGCTGTAACACTGCCGACACGCAGGGGGGCAAGTGTGTTGCTGGACGTTGGTGCGAATCCTGACGCGCGACCGGAGCACCTGTTGCAGTATGGGGTGATGGGAAGCATTTATGCTCGTGAGTTTCTCGGGGCCGGGGAACCTCTGGTTGGTCTGATGAACATTGGAAGTGAGGATGGCAAAGGCAACGACCTCTACCGTGAGACACATCAGCGATTGTCAGTTTCACGATTAAGTGATCGTTATGTCGGCAACGTGGAAGGACGAGGATTGTATCAGGGAGAAGCCGACGTCTTGTTGTGTGAGGGCTTCGTCGGAAATATTATCCTTAAGGTCAGCGAAGGAATTGCGTCTTTCATGATGCAGTCGCTCGCCGAATCACTGCTGGCTGAGTTAAAGGATGAACGTGAGCGAGCCGGTGCGGTATTGAGCGAACTGGGGCGCCGCTATCGTTATCAGGAAGCCGGAGGAGCGCCGCTGCTGGGGATCGACGGCACATGTATCATCTGCCATGGGTCGAGCGACGCAGATTCGGTCGCAAATGCACTGCTCATGGCGGTTGACATGGACGCACACAATATTAACTCACAGATTGTCGAACAACTGGCGATGCATACGGCAAACGTGTGA
- the fabD gene encoding ACP S-malonyltransferase, translated as MSKIALLFPGQGAQHVGMGQRLAEQYPRARDLYDTAADVLGYDLAKLCFEGPAERLDSTIISQPAIFVSSLAALEKLRADNPEVVLGCEMAAGLSLGEYTALVFAGALSFEDGLRLVQRRGQAMQAAADATPSGMVSILLLDVDQVQEICREAAGHGVIQIANYLCPGNLVVSGANAACERAAELAEAAGGRAVPLAVAGAFHTEIMKPADKVLGEAIADVILKSPDLPVISNVDVEPHTVPEESCHKLVRQVVNPVRWEESMRALLDAGCTEFYEIGPGKVLKGLLRRVSRKTPCTTINDSFDV; from the coding sequence ATGTCGAAAATTGCGCTTCTGTTTCCTGGTCAAGGAGCACAGCACGTTGGCATGGGACAACGTTTGGCGGAGCAGTATCCTCGCGCGCGGGATCTGTACGATACAGCTGCTGACGTGCTCGGTTACGACCTGGCAAAACTTTGTTTTGAGGGTCCGGCCGAGCGGCTGGATTCGACAATTATCAGTCAGCCGGCAATTTTTGTAAGTAGTCTTGCGGCCCTCGAAAAGCTCCGGGCAGACAATCCGGAGGTTGTTCTTGGATGTGAAATGGCAGCCGGCCTGAGTCTGGGTGAATACACTGCACTTGTTTTTGCCGGTGCCCTGTCGTTCGAAGACGGATTACGTCTGGTTCAGCGTCGAGGTCAGGCAATGCAGGCGGCGGCTGACGCGACACCATCCGGAATGGTCAGTATTCTACTGCTGGACGTCGACCAGGTGCAGGAAATCTGCAGAGAGGCTGCTGGCCACGGGGTTATTCAAATTGCAAACTATCTGTGTCCTGGCAACCTGGTAGTGAGTGGTGCGAATGCGGCCTGTGAACGTGCTGCGGAGCTTGCCGAAGCGGCCGGAGGCAGGGCTGTACCGCTGGCTGTTGCGGGGGCGTTCCATACAGAAATCATGAAACCGGCAGATAAGGTTCTGGGGGAAGCGATTGCTGATGTGATTCTGAAATCTCCTGATTTGCCGGTGATTTCCAATGTAGACGTAGAGCCGCATACGGTGCCTGAGGAGTCCTGTCACAAACTTGTTCGGCAGGTAGTTAATCCGGTGCGATGGGAAGAATCGATGCGTGCTTTACTGGATGCCGGTTGTACGGAATTCTATGAAATCGGACCAGGAAAAGTACTGAAGGGGCTGTTGCGACGTGTGAGTCGAAAGACGCCATGTACGACAATAAATGATTCGTTCGATGTGTGA
- a CDS encoding citrate synthase, whose product MTSARLSLDGQVYEFPVVQGTEDEVGIEIGQLRSRTGAITLDSGFTSTGACTSSITYIDGANGILRYRGYPIEQLAEKSDFAEVAYLLLYGELPNEDQSAAFRADLTYHSMIHEDMKKFFEGFPPNAHPMAILSAMVASLSTYYPGTEKEENRDTNFVRLIAKVRTLAAYAYKKSIGQPTIYPRNDLSYGANFLHMMFAVPAEEYLVNPVMVKALNMLLILHADHEQNCSTATVRMVGSSRANIFAAISSGICALWGPLHGGANQKVLEMLEVIAEDGGGYQKWIDKAKDKNDEFRLMGFGHRVYKNFDPRATILRKMTGEVLEELGMEDPLLEIARNLERVALEDPYFVERNLYPNVDFYSGILYRAMGIPTNMFTVMFAIGRLPGWLAHWKELREDESARIYRPRQIYTGPRERTYQPLSKRC is encoded by the coding sequence ATGACATCAGCCAGATTGTCTCTGGACGGGCAGGTATACGAATTTCCTGTCGTTCAGGGAACTGAAGATGAAGTCGGAATCGAAATCGGACAGTTACGATCCCGGACCGGAGCTATCACACTGGATTCCGGTTTCACCAGCACCGGAGCGTGCACCAGTTCGATTACTTACATCGATGGGGCCAACGGGATTTTGCGGTACCGCGGGTACCCCATTGAGCAGTTGGCAGAAAAGTCAGATTTTGCAGAGGTTGCCTACCTGTTGTTGTATGGCGAACTGCCCAACGAAGATCAGTCGGCTGCGTTTCGGGCAGATCTCACGTACCACAGCATGATTCATGAGGACATGAAGAAATTCTTTGAAGGATTTCCCCCTAATGCTCATCCGATGGCGATTCTTTCGGCAATGGTGGCCTCGCTTTCAACCTACTACCCGGGCACTGAAAAAGAAGAAAACCGGGATACTAATTTCGTGCGTCTCATTGCAAAGGTTCGCACGCTTGCCGCATATGCCTACAAGAAATCAATTGGGCAGCCGACTATCTATCCTCGAAACGATTTGTCCTACGGGGCGAACTTCCTGCATATGATGTTTGCAGTTCCGGCAGAGGAATATCTGGTAAATCCGGTCATGGTCAAAGCACTCAACATGCTGCTGATCCTGCATGCCGATCACGAACAGAACTGCAGCACGGCGACCGTTCGGATGGTCGGCAGCAGTCGGGCCAACATTTTTGCGGCAATCTCTTCGGGCATTTGTGCTTTGTGGGGGCCGCTGCACGGCGGGGCTAATCAGAAAGTTCTGGAGATGCTGGAGGTCATTGCCGAAGACGGCGGTGGATATCAAAAGTGGATCGACAAAGCTAAGGACAAAAATGATGAATTTCGCCTTATGGGATTTGGTCACCGCGTGTACAAGAATTTTGATCCTCGTGCCACGATCCTGCGCAAGATGACCGGCGAGGTTCTTGAAGAGCTTGGCATGGAGGATCCGCTTTTGGAAATTGCCAGGAATCTGGAACGTGTGGCTTTGGAAGACCCGTATTTCGTGGAACGGAACCTGTATCCAAACGTTGATTTTTACAGCGGAATTCTGTATCGCGCCATGGGGATTCCAACGAATATGTTCACGGTCATGTTTGCCATCGGACGTCTTCCCGGCTGGCTTGCGCATTGGAAAGAACTTCGGGAAGACGAATCGGCACGCATCTACCGACCCCGGCAGATTTATACGGGACCCAGGGAGCGAACTTATCAGCCACTTTCCAAACGTTGTTAA
- the dapB gene encoding 4-hydroxy-tetrahydrodipicolinate reductase, producing the protein MSDPPIKIAVNGAAGRMGRQVTLLTLQDEQLELAAALEFDNHPDFGSDAGTVCGHGPCGVSIQSVLEHRVDVVIDFSTPEGVESIVGTCEDRLIPLVLATTGLSKNQHSIVDTAAQSIPVVLAPNMSLAVNLVMKLVADAASVLSQNTAGVDVEIIERHHRFKEDAPSGTALHFGNIVAENMGQTRHIHGREGRPGLRSQNEIGYHALRTGDNVGEHTIVFGMMGETIDLTVRGHTRDSYAYGALQAARFLIGRGAGMYSMADVLGFDA; encoded by the coding sequence ATGTCCGACCCGCCGATTAAGATCGCTGTCAACGGAGCGGCCGGACGAATGGGCCGGCAGGTTACCTTGCTGACGCTGCAGGATGAACAGCTTGAGCTGGCAGCAGCACTCGAATTTGACAATCATCCGGACTTCGGCAGTGACGCCGGGACGGTCTGCGGTCATGGACCATGCGGTGTTTCGATTCAATCTGTGCTGGAACACCGCGTCGATGTTGTGATTGATTTTTCCACACCGGAAGGTGTGGAGTCGATCGTTGGTACGTGTGAGGATCGTCTGATTCCTCTGGTCCTTGCCACCACAGGTCTGTCGAAGAATCAACATTCGATTGTCGACACTGCTGCTCAGTCGATACCTGTCGTGTTAGCACCCAATATGAGTCTTGCAGTGAATCTGGTGATGAAACTGGTCGCAGATGCAGCGTCTGTACTGAGTCAAAACACTGCCGGCGTAGATGTTGAGATCATAGAACGACATCATCGATTTAAGGAGGATGCCCCCAGTGGAACTGCGCTTCACTTTGGAAACATCGTGGCTGAGAACATGGGGCAGACCCGGCACATACATGGTCGGGAAGGTCGGCCTGGTCTGCGTTCTCAGAACGAAATCGGATATCATGCCCTGAGAACCGGAGACAACGTTGGGGAACACACGATTGTATTCGGAATGATGGGAGAAACGATCGACCTGACCGTACGCGGCCATACGCGCGACAGCTACGCATACGGGGCATTGCAGGCTGCCAGGTTTCTCATCGGTAGAGGAGCAGGTATGTATTCCATGGCCGATGTCCTGGGTTTTGATGCATAA
- the dtd gene encoding D-aminoacyl-tRNA deacylase — MRAVIQRVSQAVVTVDGDVIGRIGTGFVVLLGVATDDTQEDVIWLAGKVGGLRVFKDDAARMNLTLQDVNGAVLVVSQFTLLGDCRKGRRPGFVNAAPPEKAASLYQSFVAELRGQGLTVETGQFQAHMEVSLCNDGPVTLLLDSTRTF; from the coding sequence ATGCGTGCTGTAATTCAGCGGGTCTCCCAGGCCGTAGTGACTGTCGATGGTGACGTGATTGGACGGATTGGTACGGGGTTTGTTGTTTTACTGGGTGTGGCCACCGACGATACCCAGGAGGATGTGATCTGGCTGGCAGGTAAAGTCGGTGGTCTGCGTGTGTTCAAGGATGACGCCGCTCGAATGAACCTGACGCTGCAGGACGTCAATGGTGCTGTTTTGGTCGTTAGTCAGTTCACGTTGCTGGGCGATTGTCGAAAGGGGCGTCGCCCAGGATTCGTGAACGCAGCACCACCGGAAAAAGCAGCCAGCCTGTATCAGAGTTTTGTTGCCGAGCTGCGCGGACAGGGGCTGACGGTTGAAACCGGGCAGTTCCAGGCTCACATGGAAGTGAGTCTGTGTAATGACGGTCCGGTGACATTATTGCTCGACAGTACCAGAACCTTCTGA